The following proteins are co-located in the Canis aureus isolate CA01 chromosome X, VMU_Caureus_v.1.0, whole genome shotgun sequence genome:
- the POU3F4 gene encoding POU domain, class 3, transcription factor 4, producing MATAASNPYSILSSSSLVHADSSGMQQGSPFRNPQKLLQSDYLQGVPSNGHPLGHHWVTSLGDGGPWSSTLATNPLDQQDVKPGREDLQLGAIIHHRSPHVAHHSPHTNHPNAWGANPAPNPSITSSGQPLNVYSQPGFTVSGMLEHGGLTPPPGSASAQSLHPVLRDPPDHSDLGSHHCQDHSDEETPTSDELEQFAKQFKQRRIKLGFTQADVGLALGTLYGNVFSQTTICRFEALQLSFKNMCKLKPLLNKWLEEADSSTGSPTSIDKIAAQGRKRKKRTSIEVSVKGVLETHFLKCPKPAAQEISSLADSLQLEKEVVRVWFCNRRQKEKRMTPPGDQQPHEVYSHTVKTDTSCRDL from the coding sequence ATGGCCACAGCTGCCTCGAATCCCTACAGCATTCTCAGTTCTAGCTCCCTAGTCCATGCGGACTCCTCGGGTATGCAGCAGGGGAGTCCTTTCCGAAACCCTCAGAAACTTCTCCAAAGTGATTACTTGCAGGGAGTTCCTAGCAATGGGCATCCTCTCGGGCATCATTGGGTGACCAGTCTGGGCGATGGAGGCCCATGGTCCTCCACACTGGCCACCAACCCTCTGGACCAGCAGGACGTGAAGCCCGGGCGCGAAGATCTACAGCTGGGTGCGATCATCCATCACCGCTCACCGCACGTCGCTCACCACTCTCCGCACACTAACCACCCGAATGCCTGGGGGGCTAACCCAGCTCCGAACCCGTCCATCACGTCCAGCGGCCAACCCCTTAACGTGTACTCGCAGCCTGGCTTCACAGTGAGTGGCATGCTGGAGCACGGAGGGCTCACCCCACCACCAGGCTCTGCCTCTGCACAGAGCCTACACCCCGTGCTCCGGGATCCCCCAGACCACAGCGATCTAGGCTCGCACCACTGCCAGGACCACTCAGACGAGGAGACACCAACCTCGGATGAGTTGGAACAGTTCGCCAAACAGTTCAAACAAAGAAGAATCAAGTTGGGCTTCACGCAAGCCGATGTGGGGCTGGCGCTGGGCACACTGTATGGCAACGTGTTCTCACAGACCACTATCTGCAGGTTCGAGGCCTTGCAGCTGAGCTTCAAGAACATGTGCAAGCTGAAGCCGCTGTTGAACAAGTGGCTGGAAGAGGCCGATTCGTCCACGGGGAGCCCGACCAGCATTGACAAAATCGCCGCTCAGGGCCGTAAGCGCAAGAAGCGAACCTCCATCGAGGTGAGTGTCAAGGGCGTTCTGGAAACGCATTTCCTCAAGTGTCCCAAGCCTGCGGCGCAGGAGATTTCCTCGCTGGCAGACAGCCTTCAGTTGGAGAAAGAAGTGGTGCGTGTCTGGTTCTGTAAtcgaagacagaaagagaaaagaatgactCCACCAGGGGATCAGCAGCCACATGAGGTTTATTCGCACACGGTGAAAACAGACACGTCCTGCCGCGATCTCTGA